A part of Myxococcales bacterium genomic DNA contains:
- a CDS encoding DUF2505 family protein — MATSFSLEHCFPHISLEKFEAHLNDPALNTMLEKGLDFEERKLLIKDDKKNGEVVWTFRVKKLGQWPSAVKKIIQNDSFSWQEISHYVPEEHCVHWEIVPEIKGIKFHGQGVWKLSKSGKGCKRVIEGKISVDIPFLGKVVESFIVNELKNTYEIEPKIQEKFYASVA, encoded by the coding sequence ATGGCTACGAGTTTTTCTCTCGAACACTGTTTTCCTCATATTTCTTTGGAAAAATTTGAGGCTCATCTCAATGATCCAGCTCTCAACACCATGCTTGAGAAGGGGTTAGATTTTGAAGAGCGCAAGCTTCTCATCAAAGACGATAAAAAAAATGGAGAAGTTGTGTGGACCTTCAGAGTAAAAAAACTTGGTCAATGGCCATCTGCTGTTAAAAAAATTATTCAAAACGATTCATTTTCTTGGCAAGAAATTTCGCATTATGTTCCTGAAGAACATTGTGTGCATTGGGAGATTGTGCCGGAGATCAAGGGCATAAAATTTCACGGCCAAGGTGTATGGAAGCTCAGCAAATCTGGAAAGGGGTGTAAACGTGTGATCGAAGGAAAGATCAGCGTCGATATTCCATTTTTGGGAAAAGTTGTTGAGTCTTTCATTGTCAATGAACTTAAAAACACCTATGAAATTGAGCCTAAAATTCAAGAGAAATTTTATGCTTCGGTAGCTTGA
- a CDS encoding ABC transporter ATP-binding protein has translation MNVEIKNLSKNYYLNGITIPVLKNINVSIAQGDLISLTGPSGAGKSTFLHVVGTLDTPTLGTITYDFANIMHWSEAKIADFRNENIGYVFQFHHLMSEFSAVENVMMPLMMRRVSKNKAYPKACEVLEYVGLGDRLSHKPGELSGGEQQRVALARALAHEPRLLLADEPTGNLDDKTGHHIIELIKKYNEEKKVTVLLVTHNKAISDSFHRKFFLDKENLYVA, from the coding sequence ATGAATGTTGAAATAAAGAACCTATCAAAAAATTATTATCTCAATGGCATAACGATTCCGGTTTTAAAAAATATTAACGTGTCAATTGCTCAAGGTGACCTCATATCGCTGACAGGTCCATCAGGTGCAGGAAAAAGTACTTTTTTGCATGTGGTTGGCACCCTTGATACTCCCACTTTAGGAACAATCACCTATGATTTTGCCAATATCATGCATTGGTCAGAGGCTAAAATTGCTGACTTTCGCAATGAAAATATTGGTTATGTTTTTCAGTTTCATCATTTGATGAGCGAGTTTAGCGCTGTAGAAAATGTGATGATGCCGCTTATGATGCGCAGAGTCTCTAAGAATAAAGCCTATCCTAAAGCTTGTGAAGTTCTTGAGTATGTAGGGCTTGGCGATAGGTTGAGCCATAAACCAGGAGAACTTTCAGGTGGGGAGCAACAACGAGTAGCACTAGCTCGGGCCCTGGCTCATGAACCACGGTTATTGTTAGCCGACGAGCCAACCGGTAATCTCGATGATAAAACTGGGCACCATATTATTGAACTTATAAAAAAATATAATGAAGAAAAAAAAGTGACGGTACTGTTGGTGACCCACAATAAAGCTATCAGTGATTCTTTTCATAGAAAATTTTTTCTTGATAAAGAAAATTTATATGTCGCTTAG
- a CDS encoding sodium:glutamate symporter has product MAMVSSLPVLADFGVISTLILFSHLLRSKIKFLQNTYIPSAIIAGLLALVGGPQFLDILPFSEIDGQQNIASYPSFLVVLLFATLFLGKRKKKISVKKTIEHAGDTFFFNLASILGQYGFTLLFGALFLYPIFSYLPKGFVLLLPAGFVGGHGTAAAIGSVFESYGFEGALSIGYASATVGILVGVLGGMILINIGTRLGWTRLVQSVQEMPISMKTGFVPEEEQPSMGNETVSPIALDPLTWHIAIVISTAVAAYKISGIVQNLLGISVPVFCVALLTGAVIQKIMNLIKIGRYVDRTVIHRIGSMVTDFLVAFGIASISAKLVINFALPLMAMFTFGTLLTLFMVWVIGRRVCRNFWFERSMLLFGWNTGSVAMSMVLVRVLDPSMKSGVLEDFGISYFGVAFVEIAIISLVPHLVMQGIVAWPIAVLVGGFLACLLLSRLLVGWAGPSPTALREGEAKVMGGDFADD; this is encoded by the coding sequence ATGGCCATGGTTTCTTCACTGCCAGTCCTGGCTGATTTTGGAGTGATTTCAACCCTTATCCTATTTTCTCATTTACTGAGAAGTAAAATAAAATTTTTACAAAATACTTATATCCCTAGCGCTATCATTGCAGGTTTATTGGCATTGGTTGGTGGACCTCAGTTTTTAGATATTTTGCCTTTCAGCGAAATTGATGGGCAGCAGAATATAGCATCATATCCATCGTTTTTAGTGGTGCTCCTCTTTGCTACTTTATTTTTAGGGAAGCGCAAGAAAAAGATTTCTGTAAAGAAAACTATTGAACATGCTGGAGATACATTTTTTTTCAACTTAGCTTCTATTTTAGGGCAGTATGGCTTCACATTATTATTTGGAGCTTTGTTTCTTTATCCTATCTTTAGCTACCTTCCCAAAGGTTTTGTTTTGCTTTTGCCTGCAGGTTTTGTTGGGGGGCATGGTACTGCTGCGGCGATCGGTTCGGTATTTGAATCTTACGGGTTTGAAGGTGCTCTGAGTATTGGCTATGCTTCCGCTACTGTTGGTATTTTGGTTGGAGTTTTGGGCGGTATGATTCTCATAAATATTGGGACTCGCCTGGGGTGGACGCGCCTTGTGCAATCAGTCCAAGAAATGCCCATCAGTATGAAGACCGGTTTTGTTCCCGAAGAAGAACAACCTTCGATGGGAAATGAAACAGTGAGTCCTATCGCGCTTGATCCGCTTACTTGGCATATTGCCATTGTTATCTCTACCGCTGTTGCTGCTTATAAAATTAGTGGAATTGTGCAAAATCTGTTGGGCATAAGTGTGCCGGTTTTTTGTGTGGCCTTGCTTACGGGAGCTGTGATTCAAAAAATAATGAACCTTATAAAAATTGGCCGTTATGTAGATCGAACAGTTATTCACCGGATTGGCTCTATGGTTACTGATTTCTTGGTGGCTTTTGGAATTGCGTCTATTTCTGCCAAACTTGTTATTAATTTTGCTTTACCTCTTATGGCCATGTTCACTTTTGGCACTTTATTAACACTTTTTATGGTGTGGGTTATCGGAAGACGTGTGTGCCGCAATTTTTGGTTTGAGCGATCTATGTTGTTGTTTGGCTGGAACACGGGATCAGTAGCCATGTCTATGGTTTTGGTTCGCGTTCTTGATCCAAGCATGAAATCTGGTGTTCTTGAAGATTTCGGTATTTCTTATTTTGGGGTCGCATTTGTTGAGATTGCCATTATTAGTTTGGTTCCTCATTTGGTGATGCAGGGAATAGTAGCGTGGCCAATCGCTGTTTTGGTGGGAGGGTTTTTAGCATGCTTGCTACTTTCTCGTCTTTTAGTTGGTTGGGCAGGGCCTTCACCCACGGCATTGCGCGAGGGAGAAGCAAAAGTTATGGGTGGCGATTTTGCCGACGATTGA
- the lipA gene encoding lipoyl synthase: MPASSDLLRLPKEFRTALKSHGEKRLVKRIMREGRLSTVCEEARCPNIGDCFSRKSATFMIMGDRCTRRCHFCSVTTKKPLPLDQNEPQAVADAVRKMKLDYVVITSVDRDELSDFGVDHFVKVISAIKKENPHTKIELLTPDFRGHLSLIDKILGSEVDVFGHNIESVQRLYKKLRPQSNFLTTTKVLAHAAQKLSTKSGLMVGVGESDDEVLETLNLLKDLGVSIVTIGQYLRPSLKHWPVERYVTQKSYEKFIEHGKKIGLKHVFAGPLVRSSYHAKEVHEDSLAFAC, encoded by the coding sequence ATGCCTGCTTCTTCAGATCTATTGCGCCTGCCCAAAGAATTTCGCACCGCTCTTAAAAGTCATGGTGAAAAGCGTTTAGTAAAACGCATCATGCGGGAGGGGAGGCTCTCAACTGTTTGTGAAGAAGCGCGATGCCCTAATATCGGAGATTGTTTTTCGCGTAAAAGCGCAACTTTTATGATTATGGGCGATCGCTGTACTCGCCGTTGCCACTTTTGTTCAGTTACTACTAAAAAACCATTGCCTCTCGATCAAAATGAACCCCAAGCTGTGGCTGATGCAGTGAGAAAAATGAAGCTTGACTATGTTGTGATCACCAGCGTTGATCGTGATGAACTGTCAGATTTTGGGGTAGATCATTTTGTTAAAGTAATATCGGCCATAAAGAAAGAAAATCCTCATACAAAAATAGAATTGCTTACTCCAGATTTTCGAGGTCATCTTTCTTTGATCGATAAAATTTTAGGGAGTGAAGTTGATGTTTTTGGGCACAATATCGAAAGCGTGCAGCGACTTTATAAAAAGTTGCGACCTCAATCTAACTTTTTAACCACAACAAAAGTGTTAGCACATGCAGCTCAAAAGCTTAGCACCAAAAGTGGCTTGATGGTGGGTGTAGGTGAAAGTGACGATGAAGTGCTTGAAACTCTGAATCTTTTAAAAGATCTTGGAGTGAGCATTGTTACCATTGGGCAATATTTGCGTCCATCGCTTAAACATTGGCCAGTTGAACGTTATGTCACGCAAAAAAGTTATGAAAAATTTATTGAGCATGGCAAAAAAATAGGGCTTAAGCACGTTTTTGCGGGGCCATTGGTCAGAAGCTCGTATCATGCAAAAGAAGTTCATGAAGATTCTTTGGCTTTTGCCTGTTAA